TGTGAGTTGAAAGATGTGTAACCTGTGTTCTGTACGTGCCCTAGTATCATTCAGAAGATGTTTGTCACATAAAATTCTGTTAAGAATATATGAATGTAATTGAAATTTACCAAATATCGCTTATAGACATTGTATTTCGATTAAAATTATCGTGACGGGAAGTGTATAAAACTTACTTAGTCAAACtacaaaataatttataaaattagtttttgattgctgtttaagcCCGtacttaagattttttttgctttctgttTTGGTCAGTTTTTGTAATTATGTGTATCTCATCTCAATTCTACAACTATCATAAATTCGGCTTGATCGGGACTGATGCAAATGATGAAGTATCCTATTTTGgattgtgtatacatgtaaatgttcttTCAAAATTTGTCTTTTATTAATCTGTTATcgacatttaacattttttttatttgacttaaTAGATTTTAACAAGTAGATTTTGTCCGGGAGGTAAATTTTAGcatgaaaagtaatattttgaagacctttatttgcctttttgaagacctttaaaaatgcactttttatgGGAATTATGTGCATGATATTTGgctctcaaaaaaataaaaagaataaaaacagaCATAATAAATCTCTTTAACTGTGTTCACAAGATCCAATCTAACAAAAAGCAATTTCTCTCCCCTGTCCACCAGGTAAAGACTTGATATTGATCAGCAAGTCCAATAAGACCCATAGAACAGATGTGTTCGTTGTAATTGTGTAATGGATTGTACTTTCTTTtgataatgtatacatgtagttcactttGTATGATCTGATGTGTTGGAATGTTTTTAAGCCTGGTCTATTAGTCTATTACTACTGATGTTTTACTTCCGAATATGTTCCCTTTTGACTGTGGTGGAATGAATTTATAAATTCTGAaaattaatgtatacatgtattttctaaattttttaGCTTTTCTACATTTCAGAACATTTTTGATAATATTCACTAGAAAGGGCTGTTTTTTAAGTCTGCTCGTTAGCGTGCAGATGTGATATGCCTGTCAGcataatgcatgtttttaaatatgttaTATCTTTTCTCAATTCAACACAGAGGTCTTTTTACTATGTGATGAAATATGTGACATACTCCATAAATGTTTCATACCAAAAGGATAAAACCTTTCATCTTGCATGGACATATAATGGAATAATCTTTATTatattatagtacatgtaacaaattaacCCATGTATGAGTTATATGCTCCTGTGCCTTTCAATCTTGTGATCTTACTCTGTTAACCAATAACACTCGCGTTATTGCCAAGTCTGTgcctgcatatacatgtaaattcgcCTCGTGCCTATAGCATTCACTGTTGTTAATGATATATGTTACTAATGTTTTCAATATAAAATGGCATTGCACAACGAGTGTTTTCTGTGGCAATGGAATGTTGTAAATAATAACACATACCAAGATGTGTATCATCATTACTATCGTCGTAAAGGTCAGAGACCCCCAGAACGACAGTCTGTAGGTAAAGCGAAGGGTTGGTGATTGACAAATAGACCTAGCGCTGCTCAGCAGGGTGCTAGTATTCAGAGACTGTTTAGTGTGTATGattggtgtcttcgacatggaTTTCCAGTCAGGCAGCTCAAAGAAAAGGTCGACATGGTGACATCGCAGCCTGATACAAGCCCTAGAAACCCTTGGGATAATATCTAAATATCGTTGAGGAGAACATTAAGCTTAAAGCAAGCTAAATACAACACTCCTAGCCCCCCTTTACACCTTAAAAGGTAGGAAATCTAGTGACACtttacacatttaaaaattaaaagaaacacaATATGTGGGATTCCCAACTAGTCGCGGTAATACTAGCGTAGATTGGCCGGACTGAAATAGGCCAGCTTTTGAGCCGACCCAGTTCAGTTCACCAATTTATGAATGCTCATTAGAGCTAACGTTTAATATACCTATACAGGGGCCTTGAACTTGCAACTGTAGCATGGGAAATTAGTGTGCGCCTGAATGGGCAATTGCGAATTTACGTTTACACGGATTAAACCGCGCCGGCCTCAACCACCAGTTTTTCCTGGTGTAACCGTGACCAGTAACACGTGACTAAGGATGATCACACCTTGGAATTACGTGCTGCagctcttgttttttttttgtccttgttttgttttaatgtggcAAGGTTAACAAACGAGTTTTTACCATAATTAAGTATTTCTAGTCGTTTTTAAGTGGCACTCCATATACTGGTATTGGACCTAGTTGGCAAACACCACCGACTTTAGCGAACTTGAGAATTGATATTAGTGAAACTGGACCGAGCTGTAGAGATGATCTGCAACTCTCTTAAGCATATATATTTGCAGTTTATGTTACCTGGAGCAGGTCGTGTTTAAGGTGCTTGCCAACGAATGGCTAGGTCATATGAGAAGCGGGTTCAATACCAACCGTTGAACGCGGAATTTTCAACATGCATTTGTTCTTCTCTGGAATTTGATGCTTCCTGTAGCCTTGCGTGAAGTTAGTTAGAGACCACTTTGATTTGAGACACACTTGGACATGTTctgtaattataaatataaatgctgTAGATTTACTCTGGGAACTCAACCCATAATGACCGATATGCATGGTATCCACGTGtattgtaaaacatcagtcgAGCAATCAGTTTATGATGTCCAAATTAAACCAAATCATATTTGCCTGTCGGTTGAAACAGGGTTTTCACATTATGTGATTATTAATTGACaatattcaatatttaaaatgtcGCCATTGTTATCAAATTTGCCGTTCGCCCACGTCCCGAAGAAAgaaccaagggagataatcgaAGTGTTATGTGACTTCGCGCCGGATGAGCGTTCAATAGTAAAAGTTTAGAGACCGTAAGAACTGAGTATGGAATGATCATAATAACATAAATCTAAAAAGAAAGGAGATTAGTTTACACCATTCCACAAGAACTGTCATCCCGCCCAGACATCTGATAACTTGAGTTCCGGTATATAGCAATAATCCTAagatacatgtgtgattgtgtTGTGCCACATTCTGTCATCTGACTTTCAAACATGACTCACTGAAGTTTATCAACATATTATCAGATTGCATTTTATAGACTTGATTTTGCTCTGTCCACTTTATCGCGGTCAAGTATTATAGCTTTGCGCCTTATTCAATATGTTCATTAAGGCTACATGCTTTCAGCATCTTTGAGatatgggggcctccatggctagcgttggttagcgcgctggctaAGCGTAACGACCCAGAAGTCTCTTACCAATccagtcgctgcgagttcaagtcccgctcatgctggcttcctctccggtcgtaagtggtctttcagcaacctgcggatggttgtgggtttcccccgggctctacccggtttcctcccaccataatgctggctgccttcgtataatcgaaatatgcttgagtacggcgtaaaataccaatcaaatgaataaataaatctttgagaTAAACTTCATAACTGTCTAATTTttactctgcccggttttctcccaccataatgctggccagcgacacataggtgaaatattcttgagtatagcgtaaaacaccactcgtgtaaataaataagtaaattctAATTTCTATAGAGTTCTTGACAAACAACTTGAAACTGAAGCTAACTAACATGTGTTTACTTGTTTTTTGATGGGTGTTTCGTGCTGCACTCAAGAAAACTTCTCATATGTGGCGGCCATCAGCATTATAAAGGGAGGATCTGGGCagagtccgagggaaacccacgaccattcgcaggttttCCCACGTAccactggagaggaaaccaacataagctggagttgaactcacggtggtcgcattggtgagaggcccctgatTCGCTTGCTCCCCAACTCTGTACAATGTATCGCTCACTAAGTCTGTACCATGTTAGGGTACTAACATAAGATGTTCAGCCGCCATGACTTGCATGCCAAATGACGTTGGCCAAATTCGACGTCTTCGAATGAGTTGTGATGGGACGTCTTGATGTGGAGGGGAACATCATGACAGCTCTGGTTGGGCGTCATGGATGTGATAGAACGCCGTGAGGTGTAAATGCCGATTTCCACAAGACGCGACAAACCACAACCACAAACGACCACGTCATGTAGTTTTATCGATTCTCACTATACGCGACGTCCCCAGTGTGTGCGCACGGCTAATTACGAACAACGGCTATTATAATGGGTGTAAGGATATAATAACCAGTAAATGGTTTCCACCTTATACAATCACCGAAACAGGACTGAAACGAAAAGTAAGTGGCTACGCCATTGTTCTAATATGATTAACAAAACAAATTACGTGACATGACAgttaacaggtacatgtagacacttGATAAACCCATGTGTATACTTTGTAATGATTTATGATTGGTCCTCTGGGGTGTGATCGGCGTCTTGTGATATGATGTGGTGTCATGAATATGATGAGACGTCAAGGATGTAATAGGACATGAGAAGATGTGAAGGAAATCCAAGACTTGTGAGTGGGCGTCAGGAGATGCGATGAGACGTCAGGGATGATGGGACGTTAGAGAAGTGGTGGGACGTGAGGAGGTGTGATGGAAATCCAAGACTTGTGACTGAGCGTCAGGAGATGTAATGAGACGCCCGACATAATCGGAAATGGTGGGACGTTATCAATTGTAAAGGGAGATAAGATTGGGCGTTGGGGACGTAGTTGGACGTCAGGTATGTAATAAGACATTAGAGAATGTGGTGATGGGATGTCAGTTGTAATGAGACATCAAGGGATGTGATGAGACGTCAGGATAGTGATCGGATGTCACTAGATGTTATGAGACGTCAGGATAGTGATCGGACGTTACGAAATGGGATGAGACGTCGGGATAGTGATCGGACGTCGCGAGAAGTGATGAGATGTTAGAGATGTGATGAGACGTCGGGATAGTGATCGGATGTTATGAGACGTCAGGATAGTGATCGGACGTCATGAGATGGGATGAGACGTCGGGATAGTGATCGGACGTCACGAGATGGGATCGGACGTCACGAGATGGGATGAGACGTCGGGATAGTGATCGGACGTCACGAGATGGGATGAGACGTCGGGATAGTGATCGGACGTCACGAGAAGTGATGAGACGTCGGGATAGTGATCGGACGTTACGAGATGGGATGAGACGTCGGGATAGTGATCGGACGTCGCGAGAAGTGATGAGATATTAGAGATGTGATGAGGCGTCGGGATAGTGATCGGATGTCACGAGATAATATGAGACGTCAGGATAGTGATCGGACGTCACGAGATGGGATGAGACGTCGGGATAGTGATCGGACGTCACGAGATGGGATCGGACGTCACGAGATGGGATGAGACGTCGGGATAGTGATCGGACGTCACGAGAAGTGAGGAGATGTTAGGGATGTGATTAGACGCCAGGATAGTGATCGGACGTCACGAGATGGGATGAGACGTCAGGATAGTGATCGGACGTCACGAGATGGGATGAGACGTCGGGATAGTGATCGGACGTCACGAGAAGTGAGGAGATGTTAGGGATGTGATGAAACGTCAGGATAGTGATCGGACGTCACGAGATGGGGTGAGACGTCAGGATAGTGATCGGAGGTCACGAGATGTGATGAGACGTCAGGATAGTGATCGGACGTCACGAGATGGGATGAGACGTCAGGATAGTGATCGGACGTCACGAGATGTGATGAGATGTAAGGGATGTGATGAGACGTCAGGATAGTGATCGGACGTCACAGGATGTGATGAGACGTCAGGATAGTGATCGGACGTCACAAGATGTGATGAGACGTAAGGGAAGTGATCGGACATCAGGAGATGTGATCGGACGTCAGGGAAATGATGAGACATCGTGGAAGTGATGACTCGTCAGAAAGTGTGATGAGGCGTCAGATATAGTGGGAGGTCAGGAAATGTGATAAGACGTCATATATAAAGGGACTTTACGAGATGTGATGAGGCATCAGATATATGGGACATCAGGGAAGTGATGTGCTGTCAGGAGTCATGATAGGGCGCCAGGGATGTGATGAGACGTTAGCAATGATGATGGCTTGTTATGAGATATGATTGGGCGTCGGGGATGTAATCGGACGTCGGATGTAAAAAGACATTATGGATGTGGGATTCCAAGGATGCAACGAGGATCATGGATTTCGTTGGACGTTGTGAGATGTGTGGGATGTCAAAGATGTTATGGACGTCAAGAAATGTGGTATGATGTCAGGGGCCTGTCTTACAAAGCTGTCTCAATGCTACATTAAGCGTATTTACCATGGCATACATGTTCTCTATTTACTACCTGCGTTGGCCTTGTCTTCCATATATACAGCgtttaaatgttttgtacatgtattccaagtGGGAGCCTAAGCTTTGCCTTGGTGTGTTTCCAACGGTGCCCTAGGTTACCGAGTAAACAGACTTGAGGGCACACAATGCGCTCTGTATAAGTTGACTTGCACACCATTTTTCTCATAGTACTGGTAGGAATCGACCTGCTTTAGACTCGAGGGTCCGTTGTCATAGGCGCATTATCGACAGGCCATTTGATATCAAATATCTAGGTATATATAACCATGATGACCTTGACGGAGGGTATGGCTTCAACACGACttgttcatacatatatatatatatatatatatatatatatatatatatatatatatatatatatatatatatatatatatatatatatatatatatatatatacaaacacacacacacacacacacacacacacacacacacacacacacacacatatatatatatatatatgtgtgtgtgtgtgtgtgtgggtgggtgggtgtacacatatatatgtatggacaAGTCGTGTTGAAGCAAACGTTCAGTTCAATTAATAAATTGCTCAATGAGTTTAGGCCCTGTTATTCTATGCTATAAATAATATCAACTTAATACACAGCTAAATTAACCCGGATGTGGCTGAGTGTATGGGAAATTTTGATGTTACTAAAACTTACCATCAAATAGTATTATATTCCATTCTTCACCTATGTGACACACTTATATTGTCTGTAGTCATTGATACGAGACTCTTTTCATGAACCTTATTCTGATATTCCCGTTTGCAATGGAATTTTTATAATTCTATCCATTCATTTAACTTATGAATTCAATGAACTCATGCATGGATCAGTTTGAGATAAATGCCAAACATAATAGGCTCTTGTGCTCTGACACACATACCTTATCACACATAAAGGTGTGGTAGACGACAAGGACATACCCTGACCTACAATAATCGGACGATTTGTCCTACTCAATGAAGTAACCCTAACTATACAACCTACCATTATATCTACAGCACCAGACTACTAGGGTAACGAATGTATTCCACTATATATGTAACCCTAAGAGTGGTTGAATGTTGAGTTTAATCGGCCGCAATATAAATATTCTGTATATGATAACTTTTAGTGGGGACATCTTCTGACATTTGAAATACCGTCTTTCGTTTTTATCCATACACTGTTATTAGTGAATCAAAGAAAGTCggggtaaaattttaaaattcggGTAAATCTTCACTTAGGCTATAAGGGGTGTATCTTTTACTTAACTCTTTCTTAAGTTTATGACTCGAAAGAAGATTCTGCTACGTGAGTGGAAATTTATCTCATATACCACACCTAAGAAGCTgatattttggggttttttctTGTCAAACATTTGCTTTTCATCTTCAGGACCGTTTGAACATTGAGGATAACGGACGTCTTAGACAAAGTGCCGGCACATATAGGCTGAGTACTAATACTGTATTCCGGCCGAAATTGACCCAACACAAATGCTTTAAGATTCGTGGGGCCGAGAGAATATGCCATTTACGGTCATACATATAGATAGCCGCGACATGGTATCAGTATTTGATGTCACTTTGTTTGTTCATTAATACATAAGGTTAACACTTCGTACCCATCCCATTTTTATTGTTCGTAAATCTAAGACCTCTGAGTCTCAAATTAGTGCGGAAGAGTAATTCTTTTTAAAACAGTTGTATATACACTCAGAATTCGTATCTATTCTCTTATAATAATGATACATAGGGGAAAAGTTAATTAAACTAGACTGctaaacaaaatataacatggaGCTTCTATTGCATTTTAGGCTTCTGGAAAACTTGAATGGTTCTTAGTAaccaatatgtatataaaactgTAAGACATTTAAACCGATAGGTTATATGTATACCGGTACCCATACAAGTTTCTTACACAATAAACAGTTACACGCAGTCAGTGTGAACAGATTGGTTTATTCTTGTCTGAGACACacattttttgtatgtatgacaCCCAACAATAgttaatataaaacataaatagtTCAAAATAAGGGTATATATAGAGGTGTATCACAGATTCCTTCATCACTGTATGCTGTGCGTGACACGTGAAACACCTGTCGTTCACTTTCACAATTGTACTGTATTATGCTTACTTATGTATGACTAAAACCCTGggaatattacacatgtatatgcaacatATGACATCTCTTGGCAGATTTAATTAATTGAATGAATGGAATATCACTCTTCCAGAGGTAGGCCTATTACATAGGTGATAAACAACCATGCATCGGTGTATGTGGTAACCACCAAATAGCATTTGCCATAgagacacacatacatttatcacAGATTAACATATATGGATACGTTTTCAACAAATTATATCTCGTTGGAGCATGTCTCCTCTATATAACCgagatagatttatttattgatttgatttgtgttttacgccgtactcaagaatatttcacttatacgacggcggccagcattatggtgggcggaaacccgggcagagcccgggggaaacgtatgaccatcaacaggttgctgcagacctgaCTACACTGACATGAACGCTCATTGCACCAATCTGCCTAGCGTGAGGGTGTGGTGTTCTTCACCATCATTAAACGGTTACATAATTCCCGGAAGTTcttatatacatgcaatatatGTGCTGATATATGCACAACCAATTATACAGCGACTAGCTCTTCTTACCCTGAAGTGAGAATCAGTACcgtgaatatttatgtatatgcaaAAATACCTTAAACTGTATCTCATTCATTTTCGAAGGAAAATTCGGCCAGAGAAAACGAATAGATAACAGCACTCATCGCGTAATCGTAACTGTAAAATGCGTATATTGGTTGTGAATTTAACCAGAATGAATCCATCACCGTGCATCTCAAATGGCACAGATATATATTCATTATTGTGTCTACTGATATGCtaccggagatttttggaataaatccatattcgctaatcaaaacaattttcagtatttataaaGAATAGATCAAAtgattgcctttcagtaaatatgagACTCGTACCTGAAGCCTAGAATTTATAGTGTTATGGTGCACTATTTAGTAAATCATCCAACTGAGTGTACAATAATGGCACTTTAACAAAGTGAAATCTGACTCTACATGCTCTCTTTTCCAGCCACTGCAATACTGACCCCTAATAGCTATTTtcgtatttttcatttttcggATATTCAAAGTATATCTCGGTATATTTGTAACCCTTATCCAGTTCAGCCATAGATAATCAGGATGAGTTATTTGGCACTATATGAGACTGAGAAAcagcatgtatacatttgtatatgaacGTATGATCCAGATTACATACACAGCGTTGAGGAATGAGGAGGACGGACTATCCCGTCTTTCAGCAGTTTTGAGTAATTCTCTTCACAAAGTCTGACCTTGTTGATGAAGTAGTCTTCGTGCTCTATGCTGGCCATTAGATCTGACTGTACCATGAACACATCCTCGTATTTCCTGACTTCCGCTTTGGGAACGCTGCTCACGTGGTGTCCTCCAAATATCCTCAAATCGACTATGTTATCGTCCTCGTATGTCCTCATATTGTCGTCAAAGATAATATGGTGGACACTCTCGTCGGTGGGATCGACCCATAACGGTTTTCCTGATGTGTAGTGGTACCCATGGTTTTGCCAGTGCAAAAAGTCATCTTTAAATCCGCACACGCCCCCCATTTTACTTAACGTATCATATATATCTCTCTCATTTCTATATGTCGTAAAAGAGCTGGGGTCAGAGCTTTTGGTGCACACCCTTAATATTACATCGTTCTTAGCACTCCTATAAATTGTTCCAGGAACTGTGTTCACTGTCATGTCCAAAGATTCTGGGAACTGGGGATGGTTACCATTAATGGTGTATTCTGTACTGCGCAGCACATTCTTGGCATCCAGGCCATACGTTCGGAATATTATGGCAAAATCTCGACCAGATTTCTTTAGATGATACATCAGTTTAAAGAAGGACGGTAAAATATAGTGATAAAGCGCTTGGTCCTTACCCTTCATGGTCAGTCGATTAAGGGTCTCTTCGTCCCTTGTGTAACGCCATCGAAGAAGGCGCATGTGCTTTTCGAAGTAAGGTAGAAACATTTTTCCAAGTCCTTTCTGTGTGAAGTCGGCCGTGGTAAATCGGAGTTTTTGACGATCTTCTGGAGTTTGAACAAGTTGTCTCTCAAGATGCTTGTAGTAAGTGACTGTATGTGGTGCAGGAGGGGTCAAACAAGGGGTTGCGGAGTGCCAGGTCCATTTCCCTGATGACCTGTCCACCCTTCCCCAGGTGACACTGGTCAGAAAACTGTTCAGGGCTTGTTCTACGTTTACCTTCGTTACCGAATCAGCAACCAAAATCGTGTTTCGAATGTCAAAGTGCAGGACCAGTTTCCTCTGTGGGGATGAAATAGGCGGACCCTTAGATCTCACCAATGGTCTGTCTACATAATTAATGTCTTTGATATCACCATTTCGATAAAGCCTCGTCTTGCTTGAAGTGCCTTGAAGCTCTTGAAACTGTTTCCCATCACCTTGCCCGGTCAGTGAAGAAATGGTATTTTCTTCTGCGAGGGCTTTCTGGCTTACGTGTCCTGGGTTTATCCTGTCCTTCATTGCACTCCGCTCAGAGCGGTACATGCCAATGTGTGCTCCGTGTGTACTGAAACACCCCCCACCTGCTCCGCCCCGCCACGCTGTGCGTTCGCTTCACCAAGGTAAGCCTTAACGGATCTCCCCAGCAAATATCGACCCAAATTTACCTGAATAACAAATGACTGTAGCAGATAGTTTACGATTTCCTAGCAGTCCAGTTAGAATTCAGTATTAAATACTTATGACAGGCTGTATATCCATGGTACACGACATTCTGGAGTACGTACCTTCGATTGCCCTTGGACTATCGATACTGAGGAGATTAGGAATACCTCAGTGGTTTGTACAAAGCACGCATAAGAAAGAGGTATTAAACTCGCTCAGCCATTTACTATTTATAATAAACGTACATAGTCTCGACATATATATGGGCATTCATTCATGCCTACATGCACTAGTGGAAAAACACGTGCTACTCACGGATGAAGGTAGTTACGAAATACCGGACACAT
Above is a window of Liolophura sinensis isolate JHLJ2023 chromosome 7, CUHK_Ljap_v2, whole genome shotgun sequence DNA encoding:
- the LOC135471522 gene encoding uncharacterized protein LOC135471522 → MYRSERSAMKDRINPGHVSQKALAEENTISSLTGQGDGKQFQELQGTSSKTRLYRNGDIKDINYVDRPLVRSKGPPISSPQRKLVLHFDIRNTILVADSVTKVNVEQALNSFLTSVTWGRVDRSSGKWTWHSATPCLTPPAPHTVTYYKHLERQLVQTPEDRQKLRFTTADFTQKGLGKMFLPYFEKHMRLLRWRYTRDEETLNRLTMKGKDQALYHYILPSFFKLMYHLKKSGRDFAIIFRTYGLDAKNVLRSTEYTINGNHPQFPESLDMTVNTVPGTIYRSAKNDVILRVCTKSSDPSSFTTYRNERDIYDTLSKMGGVCGFKDDFLHWQNHGYHYTSGKPLWVDPTDESVHHIIFDDNMRTYEDDNIVDLRIFGGHHVSSVPKAEVRKYEDVFMVQSDLMASIEHEDYFINKVRLCEENYSKLLKDGIVRPPHSSTLCM